In Cervus elaphus chromosome 5, mCerEla1.1, whole genome shotgun sequence, the following proteins share a genomic window:
- the ADPRM gene encoding manganese-dependent ADP-ribose/CDP-alcohol diphosphatase isoform X2, giving the protein MLNFKPTFPLSAFISSRGSLVLLHLQGAIEHWNKESSRPRCVLQLGDIIDGYNAQYKASEKSLERVMNTFQMLKVPVHHTWGNHEFYNFSRDYLTNSKLNTKFLEDQIAHHPETVPSEDYYAYHFVPFPKFRFILLDAYDMSVLGVDQSSPKYQQCLKILREHNPNTELNSPQGLREPQFVQFNGGFSQEQLSWLNEVLTFSDRNQEKVVIVSHLPIYPEASDSVCLAWNYRDALAVIWSHKCVVCFFAGHTHDGGYSEDPYGVHHVNIEGVIETAPDSQAFGTVHVYPDKMMLEGRGRVPDRIMNYRKE; this is encoded by the exons TAGT TCTTCTTCACTTACAGGGTGCTATTGAACACTGGAATAAAGAAAGCAGCCGGCCCCGTTGTGTACTTCAGCTTGGAGACATCATTGACGGATACAATGCGCAGTACAAAGCATCAGAAAAGTCACTGGAGCGCGTCATGAACACATTCCAAATGCTAAaagtccctgtccatcacacgTGGGGAAACCATGAATTCTATAATTTCAGCAGAGACTATTTAACAAACTCCAAACTTAACACAAAGTTTCTGGAAGACCAGATTGCCCACCATCCTGAGACTGTGCCCTCGGAGGATTATTACGCGTATCATTTTGTGCCATTCCCTAAATTCCGCTTCATTTTACTCGATGCTTATGACATGAGTGTCTTGGGCGTGGATCAGTCTTCTCCAAAATACCAGCAGTGTCTGAAGATACTGAGGGAGCACAACCCAAATACGGAACTGAATAGTCCTCAAG GACTTCGTGAGCCCCAGTTTGTCCAGTTTAATGGTGGATTTAGCCAAGAACAGCTGAGTTGGCTGAACGAAGTTCTTACATTCTCCGACAGAAACCAAGAAAAGGTGGTGATTGTGA GCCATCTTCCCATTTACCCCGAGGCCTCTGACAGTGTGTGCCTGGCCTGGAATTACAGAGACGCCCTGGCAGTCATTTGGTCTCACAAGTGTGTGGTATGCTTCTTCGCCGGCCACACTCACGATGGCGGCTACTCTGAGGACCCTTACGGTGTGCACCACGTCAACATAGAAGGGGTTATCGAAACAGCTCCGGACAGCCAGGCCTTTGGCACCGTTCACGTCTATCCCGACAAAATGATGTTGGAAGGGAGGGGCAGAGTTCCAGACAGAATTATGAATTACAGGAAGGAATAA
- the ADPRM gene encoding manganese-dependent ADP-ribose/CDP-alcohol diphosphatase isoform X1 → MDYKPEPEPLSESSELLFSFGVIADIQYADLEDGYNFQGNRRRYYRHSLLHLQGAIEHWNKESSRPRCVLQLGDIIDGYNAQYKASEKSLERVMNTFQMLKVPVHHTWGNHEFYNFSRDYLTNSKLNTKFLEDQIAHHPETVPSEDYYAYHFVPFPKFRFILLDAYDMSVLGVDQSSPKYQQCLKILREHNPNTELNSPQGLREPQFVQFNGGFSQEQLSWLNEVLTFSDRNQEKVVIVSHLPIYPEASDSVCLAWNYRDALAVIWSHKCVVCFFAGHTHDGGYSEDPYGVHHVNIEGVIETAPDSQAFGTVHVYPDKMMLEGRGRVPDRIMNYRKE, encoded by the exons ATGGATTATAAGCCTGAACCTGAACCCCTCAGTGAGAGCTCAGAActtctcttctcctttggagTGATAGCAGATATTCAATATGCTGATTTGGAAGATGGCTATAATTTCCAGGGAAACAGACGGAGGTACTACAGACACAGTCTTCTTCACTTACAGGGTGCTATTGAACACTGGAATAAAGAAAGCAGCCGGCCCCGTTGTGTACTTCAGCTTGGAGACATCATTGACGGATACAATGCGCAGTACAAAGCATCAGAAAAGTCACTGGAGCGCGTCATGAACACATTCCAAATGCTAAaagtccctgtccatcacacgTGGGGAAACCATGAATTCTATAATTTCAGCAGAGACTATTTAACAAACTCCAAACTTAACACAAAGTTTCTGGAAGACCAGATTGCCCACCATCCTGAGACTGTGCCCTCGGAGGATTATTACGCGTATCATTTTGTGCCATTCCCTAAATTCCGCTTCATTTTACTCGATGCTTATGACATGAGTGTCTTGGGCGTGGATCAGTCTTCTCCAAAATACCAGCAGTGTCTGAAGATACTGAGGGAGCACAACCCAAATACGGAACTGAATAGTCCTCAAG GACTTCGTGAGCCCCAGTTTGTCCAGTTTAATGGTGGATTTAGCCAAGAACAGCTGAGTTGGCTGAACGAAGTTCTTACATTCTCCGACAGAAACCAAGAAAAGGTGGTGATTGTGA GCCATCTTCCCATTTACCCCGAGGCCTCTGACAGTGTGTGCCTGGCCTGGAATTACAGAGACGCCCTGGCAGTCATTTGGTCTCACAAGTGTGTGGTATGCTTCTTCGCCGGCCACACTCACGATGGCGGCTACTCTGAGGACCCTTACGGTGTGCACCACGTCAACATAGAAGGGGTTATCGAAACAGCTCCGGACAGCCAGGCCTTTGGCACCGTTCACGTCTATCCCGACAAAATGATGTTGGAAGGGAGGGGCAGAGTTCCAGACAGAATTATGAATTACAGGAAGGAATAA